From the genome of Vicia villosa cultivar HV-30 ecotype Madison, WI linkage group LG2, Vvil1.0, whole genome shotgun sequence, one region includes:
- the LOC131652332 gene encoding beta-amylase 3, chloroplastic-like, which produces MALTLRSSISFISKRETRVLKSLDDFSTNKVSCPKTKPSFGHNKLITKSSMQETHFTTENTNSAVKETNKWEKIHTPSITHNHDAESNSVPVFVMLPLDTVTMGGHLNKARAMNASLMALKSAGVEGVMVDAWWGLVEKDGPMKYNWEAYVELVQMVQKHGLKLQIVMSFHQCGGNVGDSCSIPLPPWVLEEIRNNPELVYTDKLGRRNPEYISLGCDSVPVLAGRTPLQVYSDYMRSFRDRFADYLGNVIIEIQVGLGPCGELRYPSYPETDGTWKFPGIGEFQCYDKYMRSSLEASAAAIGKKEWGTSGPHDSGQYNQYPEDTGFFKREGTWNTEYGDFFLDWYSSKLVEHGEKILVSAKSIFQTTGAKLSAKIAGIHWHYNARSHATELTAGYYNTRYHDGYLPIAQMLAKHGVILNFTCMEMKDREQPDHANCSPEGLVNQVKMATKIAGGELAGENALERYDSSAYGQVLSTSGLSAFTYLRINKRLLEGENWRQFVDFVVSMSDGGKHRLSEADSYGTDLYVGHIKGIKESDVIIEIALV; this is translated from the exons atggcTCTTACACTTCGTTCTTCAATTTCTTTCATTAGTAAAAGAGAAACAAGAGTCTTAAAATCTCTTGATGATTTTTCTACCAACAAAGTTTCTTGTCCAAAAACCAAACCATCTTTTGGCCACAACAAACTCATAACAAAGAGTTCAATGCAAGAAACACATTTCACAACAGAAAACACCAACTCTGCAGTAAAGGAAACCAACAAATGGGAGAAGATTCACACGCCGTCGATCACGCATAACCACGACGCTGAATCCAACAGTGTACCGGTGTTTGTGATGCTGCCATTAGACACAGTGACAATGGGAGGACACTTGAATAAAGCAAGGGCAATGAATGCTAGTTTGATGGCACTGAAGAGTGCTGGAGTTGAAGGAGTAATGGTGGATGCTTGGTGGGGTTTGGTTGAAAAGGATGGTCCTATGAAGTATAACTGGGAAGCTTATGTTGAGCTTGTGCAGATGGTGCAAAAACATGGCTTGAAGCTTCAGATTGTTATGTCTTTTCATCAATGTGGTGGAAATGTTGGTGACTCTTGCAG CATTCCTTTACCACCGTGGGTGCTAGAAGAAATCAGGAACAATCCTGAGCTGGTTTATACGGACAAATTAGGGAGGAGGAATCCTGAATACATATCACTGGGATGTGATTCAGTGCCTGTTCTTGCAGGAAGAACTCCACTTCAGGTCTACTCTGATTACATGAGAAGCTTCCGTGACAGATTCGCCGATTATTTGGGCAATGTTATCATA GAAATTCAAGTGGGACTTGGTCCTTGTGGTGAGCTGAGATATCCATCTTATCCTGAAACTGATGGAACATGGAAGTTTCCTGGAATTGGAGAATTCCAATGCTATGACAAG TATATGAGATCTTCGTTGGAAGCATCAGCAGCGGCAATTGGGAAGAAAGAATGGGGAACAAGTGGACCTCATGATTCTGGTCAATACAATCAATATCCAGAAGATACCGGATTTTTCAAAAGAGAAGGAACATGGAACACAGAATATGGAGACTTTTTCCTAGATTGGTACTCAAGCAAACTTGTTGAACACGGCGAAAAGATTCTGGTATCAGCCAAAAGCATATTCCAAACGACCGGTGCAAAACTCTCTGCCAAAATAGCTGGAATTCATTGGCATTACAATGCAAGATCACATGCAACTGAATTAACAGCAGGTTACTATAACACAAGGTATCATGATGGTTACTTACCTATAGCGCAAATGCTAGCAAAACACGGAGTTATATTGAACTTCACATGCATGGAAATGAAGGACAGGGAACAACCTGATCATGCGAATTGTTCGCCGGAAGGGTTGGTTAATCAAGTGAAGATGGCAACAAAGATTGCGGGTGGTGAACTTGCGGGTGAGAATGCGTTAGAGAGATATGATTCAAGTGCTTATGGTCAAGTTTTGTCAACAAGTGGATTAAGTGCTTTTACTTATTTGAGAATAAATAAGAGGTTGCTTGAAGGTGAAAATTGGAGGCAGTTTGTGGATTTTGTAGTGAGTATGTCTGATGGTGGTAAACATAGGCTTTCAGAAGCTGATTCTTATGGGACAGATCTTTATGTTGGACATATCAAAGGTATTAAGGAGAGTGATGTTATAATTGAGATTGCTCTTGTGTGA
- the LOC131652333 gene encoding probable serine/threonine-protein kinase PBL19: MKCFFFNKNSKSNPNLNPKKKKNQTKNSTNANSSPSPSPRSITEIYKENEHNFRVFTVQELVNATNGFNKMLKIGEGGFGKVYRGTISPENGMGDQIVVAIKKLNTRGLQGHKEWLAEVQFLGIVNHPNLVKLLGYCSVDSEKGIQRLLVYEYMPNRSLEDHLFSRSLPTLPWKTRLQIMLGAAQGLQYLHEGLEIQVIYRDFKSSNVLLDKKFHPKLSDFGLAREGPTGDQTHVSTAVVGTRGYAAPEYIETGHLKSKSDIWSFGVVLYEILTGRRTIERNLPAAQQKLIEWVKNYPADSGRFTLIIDPRLAKQYSVKAARKIAKLADSCLKKNAEDRPSMSQIVESLKQALQCS, translated from the exons ATGAAGTGTTTCTTCTTCAATAAAAATTCCAAATCAAACCCAAatttaaaccctaaaaagaagaaaaatcaaaccaaaaattCCACCAATGCAAATTCATCGCCATCGCCATCGCCAAGAAGTATAACAGAGATATACAAAGAGAATGAACACAATTTCAGAGTTTTCACTGTGCAGGAGCTTGTAAATGCAACAAATGGTTTCAATAAGATGCTGAAAATTGGAGAAGGTGGCTTTGGGAAAGTATATAGAGGAACAATTTCTCCTGAGAATGGAATGGGTGACCAAATTGTGGTAGCTATTAAAAAACTCAACACTCGTGGACTTCAG GGGCATAAAGAGTGGCTTGCAGAAGTACAATTTTTGGGAATTGTGAACCATCCAAATTTGGTGAAACTTTTGGGATACTGTTCTGTGGATAGTGAAAAAGGGATCCAACGGTTGTTAGTGTATGAGTATATGCCTAATAGGAGTTTAGAAGACCATCTTTTCAGTCGTTCGTTACCTACTTTGCCTTGGAAAACAAGATTGCAGATTATGCTTGGTGCTGCTCAAGGATTACAGTATCTACATGAGGGTTTGGAGATTCAG GTGATATACAGAGATTTTAAATCTTCAAATGTGCTCTTGGACAAGAAATTCCATCCCAAACTCTCAGATTTTGGTCTTGCTAGGGAGGGCCCAACTGGTGATCAGACTCATGTTTCCACTGCA GTAGTTGGGACAAGGGGTTATGCGGCGCCAGAGTATATCGAAACAGGTCATTTAAAATCAAAGAGTGACATTTGGAGTTTTGGCGTGGTACTCTACGAGATTCTCACAGGAAGACGAACAATAGAAAGAAATCTTCCAGCAGCGCAACAAAAGCTTATAGAATGGGTTAAAAACTACCCTGCTGATAGTGGCAGATTCACCTTGATAATTGATCCTCGACTCGCGAAACAGTATTCTGTTAAGGCAGCTAGGAAAATTGCTAAGTTGGCAGATAGTTGCTTGAAGAAGAATGCTGAAGATAGGCCATCAATGAGTCAGATTGTTGAAAGCTTGAAACAAGCATTGCAATGTTCATAA